The nucleotide sequence ATCGAGGTGCCGTTCTGCTCGAGAACCTTGATCTTGACACCGGCGGCCGGGAGCTTGACGCCGTGGTTCGGCAGCTCCGGGTACCAGTACTGCTTGGTGTCGTCGAACAGCGGCTGCGCGGCCTGGCCACGGATGTACTGCGGCTGGCTGTTGATGTGCAGCGTGAACGAGTCCGCCTTCTTCAGGCTGAACGGCGCGTCGTAGACCTGGACGCGGGCCCGCCACGGGGCGCCGGTCAGGTTGTAGATCGGCCGCGGGTGCGCGTCGATGTAGAGGTTACGACCCTCACCCGGGTGCTCGAAGGTGTCGTTGTCCGCGTACCGGAGGTTCCAGTACGAGATCAGCAGACCCTCCTGGTACGCGTAGTGGTCCACCCAGTCCGGGCGGGTGTTCGCGTAGCCGAAGAAGTACGGGCCGGTCTTCAGGTACTTGTCGTACGAGACGTACGACCGGTTGCCGGCGATGTAGTAGTTGTCGAAGAGGCGGGTGTAGGTCGCCTCGGCGATGGTCCAGCCGGCGAGCGCCCAGTCGCCGGCGCCGGCCTCGGCGCCGTCGCTGAGCAGGGTCTGGCCGTCGGCGGTCACCGTGATGGCGTCACCGAAGAAGCCGCCCGAGGCCACGCCACCGTCGGTGACGTAGTGGAACCGGAACTGCACGACCTTGCCGGCCACCGCGTCCATCGGGATGTTGATGTCCACCCACTTGCCGGCGCTGCTGCCGGTGAGGCCCGGCGTCGGGTCGGTGTTGGACACCGGCGGGATCGGCTTGCCGTTGACCGTGCCGTTCAGCGCGGCCCAGGTCTTGCCGCCGTCCGTCGACGCCTCGAAGAAGAGGTAGTCGTAGCCGGTCTCGATGTTGAAGCGGCCCTTCATGGACAGCGAAGCCGAGGTCTTCCCGGTGAAGTCCAACGTCCTGGTCATGGTGTTGTTCAGGTCGTCGTCGTTACCGGAGAAGTACTGCTTCGTGCCCTCGAACGGAGCGCCGTACTGGAAGGTGTACTCCCGCTGCGGGAGCACCACCACCGCGGCCTGCGCCTTCTTGGAGTTGTACTCCTCCGGGCCCAGGTTCAGGGTGCGCTTCTGCCCGGCCTTGACCACCTCGTAGTCGAGCCAGCCGAGCTGCAGCTTGTTCCAGGCGCCGAGGTCGCCACCGCGCTCGCCGATGCCCTGGTCGTTCTTGTCGCCGAGCCGGCTCTGGGCCATCAGGGTCCAGTGCTCGTTGTTGTTGTCGCCGCCGTTGATGTTGTTGTAGTCGTCCGGCAGGCCGAGGTCGTGGCCGTACTCGTGGTAGAAGACGCTGCGGCCACCGTTCTCCGGCTGGATGGTGTAGTCGCGGATCCAGACGCCGGTGTTGCCGATCTGGGTGCCGCCGATCGGGAAGTTCGGCGGACCCACGCGGGACGTGTTGTACGCCGACCAGCGGTGGCTCCAGATGGCGTCCTCACCCTGGTGCGGGTCACCGTCGGCCTGGTCGCCGCCGGAGTGGACGATCTGGAAGTGG is from Micromonospora terminaliae and encodes:
- a CDS encoding immune inhibitor A domain-containing protein, yielding MGLLGLSLTATGLVAGSATASAAPTPKLPAAAPAVAEPQAPHDLPDKMEDKRRALRQEGLSEVLSGRAKAQKINGSTVVKVGETAGGAAAAAGARTAKAGKKDQYVELARERTDKIFVILAEFGDERDPAYPDKDTNPDIAGPTRFDGPRHNEIPQPNRAVDNSTVWQPDYSPEHFRQLYFGTKPGDESLKQYYEAQSSGRYTVDGQVTDWVKVKYNAARYGRSDDPIADDSDDPANDPAVCADNVCPNTWDLIRDAANQWVADQKAKGRTDAQIKADMQSYDQWDRFDYDGDGNFNEPDGYIDHFQIVHSGGDQADGDPHQGEDAIWSHRWSAYNTSRVGPPNFPIGGTQIGNTGVWIRDYTIQPENGGRSVFYHEYGHDLGLPDDYNNINGGDNNNEHWTLMAQSRLGDKNDQGIGERGGDLGAWNKLQLGWLDYEVVKAGQKRTLNLGPEEYNSKKAQAAVVVLPQREYTFQYGAPFEGTKQYFSGNDDDLNNTMTRTLDFTGKTSASLSMKGRFNIETGYDYLFFEASTDGGKTWAALNGTVNGKPIPPVSNTDPTPGLTGSSAGKWVDINIPMDAVAGKVVQFRFHYVTDGGVASGGFFGDAITVTADGQTLLSDGAEAGAGDWALAGWTIAEATYTRLFDNYYIAGNRSYVSYDKYLKTGPYFFGYANTRPDWVDHYAYQEGLLISYWNLRYADNDTFEHPGEGRNLYIDAHPRPIYNLTGAPWRARVQVYDAPFSLKKADSFTLHINSQPQYIRGQAAQPLFDDTKQYWYPELPNHGVKLPAAGVKIKVLEQNGTSMKVRFS